The genomic window CTGTCCCTGGTCCTGAAACTACATCTCGCTCCCAAAGCATGTTGCATTTTCTTTAATCCCGGCTCGAAATGCATGGTTGCGCCCTCAAATACTCTTTACTTGTTACGGAGTTTCTCTTTAAGGTATTTTTCTTATAAACACATGCCTGTTTCAAACTAAGTTGGCTTAAACGAAAAGTTATTAAGAAGTCATAACCAATTAAGAAATGTCCTCAGTTAATAGTTCTACCTGCAGTATCCTGCCgacatatatatgttttctatCATACTATTTTTGTAATAACTCAGTTGGGTTAAGTGTTAGTCCTGACTGGCACCTACCATTTGAGATGCAAACTAAAACTAATCCACAACATGTTAAATTCAGTGAGTCCAAATAGTTACAAAAAAGAAGATAGAAAAATAAAGGAGAGCTCTGCGCCCTCGTCGGCTGCCTGTAGTGAAAAACGGAGCGACAAGGAAAGCAGAGGTACAACACTCCAGGGCGACCTCCACACGGTCTGACGTACCCAAAGCTGCTGGTATAAATGAATTCACGGCGTCACCGAGCTCAGACGATTCGCAGTACCCGTGAGCGCACCCGGCTGTCAACACTCACGAGCTACAACTCACACAActcccctctcacacacacacgcacacgcacacacacactcacaaacacctCTGCGTCATGCGTCCTGGGAGCGACGGCACAAACGCGGTAACTCCGATGGACCCCGGTAAAACGCACAGCGGCAGCAGTCTGAGGGGCTGACTGGGTCCTACTTATCTGTCCGGCGTGTCCCCCCACTGCTCTGGGAAAGTTGCGCTCTCAGTGTGGTCGCATTATGGATTTCATAACAACAAGCGGCAACGGCAGCAACGCGACCAGCGTTTACCTCAACGGGGTGGACGTGGTTGCCGACTGGGACAGGAGTGAGAATGGCACGGGCTCTGTGTCTCCGCCAGATGTGAAGCTGAGTTACCAGATTATCACTTCTCTGCTCTTGGGGGCCCTCATCATCTGCTCCATATTTGGGAATGCGTGCGTCGTGGCAGCCATCGCCCTGGAGAGATCTCTCCAGAATGTTGCTAACTATCTGATTGGATCTCTGGCCGTGACAGACCTCATGGTATCGGTGCTGGTTCTGCCAATGGCGGCCCTCTACCAGGTTTTGAACAAGTGGACACTGGGGCAAGAGATCTGTGACTTATTTATCTCCCTGGATGTACTGTGTTGCACATCATCCATCCTACATCTGTGCGCAATTGCCTTGGACAGGTACTGGGCCATAACAGACCCAATCGACTATGTAAATAAACGGACACCAAGGCGAGCTGCGATCTTGATAAGTGTGACTTGGCTAATTGGTTTCTCCGTCTCTATTCCGCCTATGTTAGGGTGGAGAAGCGCCGAAGACCGAGCGAATCCCGACGCCTGCATCATCAGCCAGGACCCGGGCTACACCATCTACTCCACATTTGGGGCTTTTTACATCCCTCTCATCctcatgctggtcctgtacggGCGAATATTTAAGGCTGCACGGTTTAGGATTCGAAAGACGGTGAAGAAACCCGAGAAAACAAAAGTTTCCGACAAGTGCTCGACTGTGTCTCCGGCGATCTTCCACAAGAAAGCCAACGGGGAGGCCGGGGGCAAAGGCTGGAAGCGGGGCCACGAGTCGAAGCCCAGCTCACCGTGCGTAAACGGCGCGGTGAAGCACGGAGAGGAGGGTGAGTCACTTGAGATCATAGAAGTTATCAGCAACTCCAAAACGCACCTGCCTCTGCCCAACACGCCTCAGTCCTCCTCGCAGGGCTACGAGCACATGAATGAAAAGAACTCGGGGGCGAAAAGAAAGATCGCGCTGGCGAGGGAGCGTAAAACGGTGAAAACACTGGGGATCATCATGGGGACTTTCATCTTCTGCTGGCTGCCCTTTTTCATCGTAGCGCTTGTGCTGCCTTTCTGTGCAGAGAGCTGCTACATGCCCGACTGGCTGGGCGCAGTCATAAACTGGCTGGGCTACTCCAACTCTCTCCTCAACCCCATCATATATGCCTACTTCAACAAAGACTTCCAAAGTGCTTTCAAGAAGATCATAAGATGCAAATTCCACAGAGCGTAAGCCCACACAGTGAACACGTGTGTGTTTACTTACATGTGGAGTGGACGGACAGCAGGAAATGTTCGCTGACTGtattgagaggggggggggaggggggggggggggggggatccagAG from Cyclopterus lumpus isolate fCycLum1 chromosome 9, fCycLum1.pri, whole genome shotgun sequence includes these protein-coding regions:
- the htr1aa gene encoding 5-hydroxytryptamine (serotonin) receptor 1A a, producing MDFITTSGNGSNATSVYLNGVDVVADWDRSENGTGSVSPPDVKLSYQIITSLLLGALIICSIFGNACVVAAIALERSLQNVANYLIGSLAVTDLMVSVLVLPMAALYQVLNKWTLGQEICDLFISLDVLCCTSSILHLCAIALDRYWAITDPIDYVNKRTPRRAAILISVTWLIGFSVSIPPMLGWRSAEDRANPDACIISQDPGYTIYSTFGAFYIPLILMLVLYGRIFKAARFRIRKTVKKPEKTKVSDKCSTVSPAIFHKKANGEAGGKGWKRGHESKPSSPCVNGAVKHGEEGESLEIIEVISNSKTHLPLPNTPQSSSQGYEHMNEKNSGAKRKIALARERKTVKTLGIIMGTFIFCWLPFFIVALVLPFCAESCYMPDWLGAVINWLGYSNSLLNPIIYAYFNKDFQSAFKKIIRCKFHRA